In a genomic window of Candidatus Methylomirabilota bacterium:
- a CDS encoding PIN domain-containing protein → MTRNVVRLVVLCVSVAIGASAARALGVSAAVGAAAGAVAAVVAILLEIRAAALPLERLVWGAAGGLLGLGAGLVVGAAAAGLVPAGAGAATRAMAVLLGAYLGAATALARLGDVDVIPGRLAGGRPRGLDKILDTSAIIDGRIADVCETGFVDGRLVVPRFVLAELGRVADTPDGVRRGRGRRGFEVLQRLQRLPKVSVEIDERAVAGTEVDQQLIELARARGGKLVTTDFNLNRLAELHGVPVLNVNELANALKPVVVPGEAMTVQVLREGKEPGQGVGYLDDGTMVVIEQGRRSIGRPLEVVVTSVLQTPAGRMIFARSREEAPVAHDG, encoded by the coding sequence ATGACCAGAAACGTCGTCAGGCTCGTCGTCCTCTGCGTCTCGGTCGCCATCGGCGCCTCGGCCGCGCGCGCGCTCGGGGTGTCCGCCGCCGTCGGCGCGGCCGCCGGCGCGGTCGCCGCCGTGGTCGCCATCCTCCTCGAGATCCGCGCGGCCGCGCTCCCGCTCGAGCGGCTGGTGTGGGGCGCCGCGGGCGGGCTTCTCGGGCTCGGCGCCGGGCTCGTGGTCGGCGCCGCCGCCGCCGGCCTCGTGCCCGCGGGGGCCGGCGCGGCGACGCGCGCGATGGCCGTCCTGCTCGGCGCCTACCTCGGCGCCGCGACGGCGCTGGCGCGGCTCGGGGACGTCGACGTGATCCCCGGCCGCCTCGCCGGCGGGCGTCCCCGCGGGCTCGACAAGATCCTCGACACGTCGGCGATCATCGACGGACGGATCGCCGACGTCTGCGAGACGGGGTTCGTCGACGGCCGGCTGGTGGTGCCGCGCTTCGTGCTCGCCGAGCTCGGGCGGGTCGCCGACACGCCGGACGGCGTGCGGCGCGGCCGGGGTCGGCGCGGCTTCGAGGTCCTCCAGCGCCTCCAGCGCCTGCCGAAGGTCAGCGTCGAGATCGACGAGCGCGCCGTCGCCGGGACGGAGGTGGACCAGCAGCTCATCGAGCTCGCGCGGGCGCGTGGCGGCAAGCTCGTCACCACCGATTTCAATCTGAACAGGCTGGCGGAGCTCCACGGGGTGCCGGTGCTGAACGTGAACGAGCTGGCGAACGCGCTGAAGCCGGTCGTCGTGCCGGGCGAGGCGATGACGGTCCAGGTGCTCCGCGAGGGGAAGGAGCCGGGGCAGGGCGTGGGGTACCTGGACGACGGCACGATGGTCGTCATCGAGCAGGGCCGACGGTCTATCGGCCGGCCGCTCGAGGTCGTGGTGACGAGCGTCTTGCAGACGCCGGCGGGCCGCATGATCTTCGCCCGCTCGCGGGAGGAGGCGCCGGTCGCGCACGATGGCTAA
- the radA gene encoding DNA repair protein RadA, translating into MTARDASVYRCQQCGFASPKPGTCPDCKRATGELVPLVEERAVPARGPRRPAAAREGPRPLREISLERGDRLATGLGELDRVLGGGVVRGSLVLIGGEPGAGKSTLLLQAARALARVAPPVLYVSAEESAAQVKLRADRLGIAGDGLLLWAETDLAAVQAALDDVKPRALVVDSIQTVYLPDLESAPGSVAQVRECGARLMTLARGLGVATFLVGHVTKEGAIAGPRVLEHLVDTVLYFEGESHHAYRILRAVKNRFGSTNEIGVFEMGERGLVEVANPSGFFLAERPRGAAGSVVVSSLEGTRPLLLELQALVARASFGTPRRTVLGADYNRVCLLLAVLEKLGGMPLASQDVFVNVAGGGRVTEPAADLGIVVATASSYMDRAVPGDVLVLGEVGLTGEVRAVSGIELRLKEAAALGFRRAVVPRGNVDDRAKPPLEVRGVATVGEALDVLLG; encoded by the coding sequence GTGACGGCGCGCGACGCTAGCGTCTACCGCTGCCAGCAGTGCGGCTTCGCGAGCCCGAAGCCGGGCACGTGCCCGGACTGCAAGCGCGCCACGGGCGAGCTCGTCCCCCTCGTGGAGGAGCGCGCGGTGCCCGCGCGCGGGCCCCGGCGTCCCGCGGCGGCGCGGGAGGGGCCGCGGCCGCTCCGGGAGATCTCGCTCGAGCGCGGCGACCGGCTCGCGACCGGCCTCGGCGAGCTCGACCGCGTCCTCGGCGGCGGCGTCGTCCGCGGCTCGCTCGTCCTGATCGGCGGCGAACCCGGTGCGGGCAAGTCCACGCTGCTACTCCAGGCCGCGCGGGCGCTCGCGCGGGTCGCGCCGCCGGTGCTCTACGTCTCGGCCGAGGAGTCGGCGGCGCAGGTGAAGCTCCGCGCCGACCGGCTCGGGATCGCCGGCGACGGGCTGCTCCTCTGGGCGGAGACGGACCTCGCCGCGGTGCAGGCGGCGCTCGACGACGTGAAGCCCCGCGCGCTCGTCGTCGACTCGATCCAGACGGTCTACCTGCCGGACCTCGAGTCGGCGCCGGGGAGCGTCGCGCAGGTGCGCGAGTGCGGCGCGCGCCTCATGACGCTCGCGAGGGGGCTCGGCGTCGCCACGTTCCTCGTGGGCCACGTCACCAAGGAAGGCGCCATCGCGGGGCCGCGCGTCCTGGAGCACCTGGTGGACACGGTCCTCTACTTCGAGGGCGAGAGCCATCACGCGTACCGCATCCTGCGCGCCGTCAAGAACCGCTTCGGCTCGACCAACGAGATCGGCGTGTTCGAGATGGGCGAGCGCGGGCTCGTCGAGGTCGCGAACCCCTCCGGCTTCTTCCTCGCCGAGCGCCCGCGGGGCGCGGCCGGCTCCGTCGTCGTGTCGAGCCTCGAGGGGACACGGCCGCTGCTGCTCGAGCTCCAGGCCCTCGTCGCCCGCGCCTCGTTCGGCACGCCGCGCCGGACCGTGCTCGGGGCCGACTACAACCGCGTCTGCCTGCTCCTCGCGGTGCTCGAGAAGCTCGGCGGGATGCCGCTCGCGAGCCAGGACGTGTTCGTGAACGTCGCCGGCGGCGGCCGGGTCACGGAGCCGGCCGCCGACCTCGGCATCGTCGTCGCCACCGCGTCGAGCTACATGGACCGCGCCGTCCCCGGCGACGTGCTCGTCCTCGGCGAGGTGGGGCTCACCGGCGAGGTCCGCGCGGTGAGCGGGATCGAGCTCAGGCTCAAGGAAGCGGCGGCCCTCGGCTTCCGCCGCGCCGTCGTCCCGCGGGGCAACGTGGACGACCGCGCGAAGCCGCCCCTCGAGGTCCGTGGCGTGGCCACGGTCGGCGAAGCGCTCGACGTGCTCCTCGGCTGA